In Desulfurella sp., the following proteins share a genomic window:
- a CDS encoding glycosyltransferase, which translates to NMKLYIDGLFYKGSGIGRYYESLTKELAKRGMKIYTCVPETLKDDFEKDFKEVKNNIEPIFVDFEKFSIKGFWKQSKILKKLEPEVDLFFYPHINLPLYIPKNTITTIHDLRPFTQFWDRGKIKKTMFSFYLNRAIKKSRKVVTISNSVASELKEKFDFDTNKLKVIYEFIDDKFMYHIKERKP; encoded by the coding sequence TAATATGAAACTTTACATTGATGGTCTTTTTTATAAGGGTAGTGGTATAGGAAGATACTATGAGTCTTTAACAAAGGAACTTGCTAAAAGAGGTATGAAAATTTATACATGTGTACCTGAAACTTTAAAAGATGATTTTGAAAAAGATTTTAAGGAAGTTAAAAATAACATAGAGCCTATTTTTGTAGATTTTGAAAAATTTTCTATTAAAGGTTTTTGGAAGCAATCTAAAATTTTGAAAAAACTGGAGCCTGAAGTTGATTTATTTTTTTATCCTCATATTAATTTACCTTTATACATTCCAAAGAACACAATTACCACAATACATGATTTAAGACCATTTACTCAATTTTGGGATAGAGGTAAAATTAAAAAAACAATGTTTAGTTTTTATTTAAACAGAGCAATTAAAAAATCTAGAAAAGTAGTAACTATTTCCAATAGCGTAGCTTCCGAACTTAAGGAAAAATTTGATTTTGATACAAATAAACTAAAAGTAATTTACGAATTTATAGATGATAAAT